The following is a genomic window from Nymphaea colorata isolate Beijing-Zhang1983 chromosome 3, ASM883128v2, whole genome shotgun sequence.
GAGAAATTGTGCACTAGAGAAGATTTCAGAAATCAAAGATGGCAGAAGTTGTTTCAATGTTATCACAATTGCAACGAGGCCTTCAGAACCCCTTGTTCAAGTCTTGCACATTTAGATTTCAAAGGAGTTTGTTCCAGTAAACCAAAGTTATATCAATTATCCAGTTCAGCAAAAAAATCCACATGAATAAATTACATTTAGATCACCTCAAAAGGTTAGGAGTTTCAAGCATTTGAGTATGGTGTAAAATTTACAGATTTGCAGAAAGCTAACCCAACCAGAATCAAATAGGTCCAGTTAAGGGTCTAGGGTCTGTCAGGAAGGTCAGCAGAGCAACAGTCTTGAGCTAGACAGCTTAGATCATCACATGCAAGGTGATTTGCCTCCAAGGACCTAACATGCAGCCACTAGATAAATGAGAAACACTTACGGTGCAACATGACTTTGTACAAGTGTGAAATATATTCTCCAAAAGCATCTCTCTTTCATATGGCGTGGACACAGCTCATATCTGAAATGAGAAATTTCCTGCAAACAGCCAAcattaagaatatcaaaatctgAAACACAGGCACAAACTCGGCCTCCAAAATAAACTCAAAAAAGGTACCTTGCAGTTAGTTTAATGACACTGACAAGCAGACATAGACACATATGCCCACAGATATATAAAGATAAAACCAGCAATTGGTCGGTCTGACAAGTCACCTAGTCAGACCACTCACTGGTTTGGTAACGAGTCCCATGCCAAGGACAAGTTCCTTGACTAATTACCTGCCTACGACAAAAAGTCAAAATGCCTAGTCAGTCATTGACGACTAGGGTCTTTTAGCAACTTTGTCAACCTGCCAACTTCAGATTTTGGCACCAAGCATATCATAGATGTACTAGAACATTATATATGAGTGCCATATAAATCACatttcagagagagaaagagagagagagagatgaagtgAAAACACAGAGTACTGGATATCTTGCAGTATGAACATGAACACAAGCATCCATGCCCGACTACTGCTACTGGAGGGACATTCACATGAATGCAGGATTATGATACTACAAGAGGGATATTCATCTTCATGAAGGACTATTATAATTTATACTAGATATTATCATCCTTTGCCACTTTGTAGCCAGTCTCCTTCGTGATTCAGTTCCCTGTCGGGCTACCTAACAGCAAGTTTATAACCACTTTTTACTGTCAGCTTTCATGAAGTCTGTTTCTTTGGcttaaaaagtttattttttcttaataatttCTACTTTTCAGCAGCATCGACACCAGGAACAATATATAGGTTATAAGGAGACTGCATCTTTTTAAGTTCAATAGACCAAAAGGAACTAATGCACCTTAGTAGCAACACGCCTAAACCTCATCAACCTAATAACTGGAGTTAAGCAAGCAACAATGCTGGGAAAACAATTGAACATCTCTCCATTAATGAAGCAGGCCATAGAtccttttttccttctaaaCTAAGTGTTCCTTTACTATCAGTTCCACGTGAAAGAGtagaaagatttttcttttgtgtcaTGGGTGGAAATATGGAGGGAGGTTCTGTGCCTGATGTAATTGTAGCTTGCAAAAGGAAATCCTTAAATACACATATGATGAGAGAGGATCAGCGACCAACTCATGAAGCTGAAGATGAagtaaacaaatgaaaaacttgaaaaataatgaTCACCTTGACAGTAGAAAGCACAAGAGTAGCATGCCTTGCTTGCCATTCTGTCAAATCCTGTCTAACATTGGAAACGGTGGGTACATCTGATGCTTGTGGTTCATCTGCAAACAACAAGAAAGTGCTTAGCTGAAATAACTTAAACATAACGCTTAAGCAATATGTTGCAAACAAATTTCCGACCTTCTTCCAAACTATGACATTAGGACACCAGAATCTACACTCATGTGCAATGTGCATGCATGTAATGGAACATTGCAACAtggtatttttcaaaacttaggACAACCAGAATCTAACCATATGTGGATTCAAAGATTTCACAATCTAGAACAACCGACACATGAAAATAATCGCAAGTACGAAACATCAAACAAACGTTAAACCTTAAACCCAGATGAACataaaacaagcaaaatatcacaaaaatagACAACTAAAATCAAGTAGAAAATGTTGCTTATATTAGCGATCGTTTGCGATTTCCATGCAATGACCGTCTGCATCCACGTCATGACATGCGTCATGGGTGAAATGCAAATCCGAAAAAGATGATgacataataataatattaataataataacagcATGATTTCGCGGGTAATTTGCTTCCAAGGATGCCATGTTGATAGTAGGAAGGGCTTCCAGAACCTAATTCGCTCAACATGAGACAAACACTTGAAATTGGATATCCTAAAAGTATACACTTAAGAGAACTTAGTAAGTATTGCTTCCATGATAACAACAATGTAGTCAACTTGTCACATCCGACCTGAGCACCATAACCCTCGTTGACGAGAAAATTAAACAGCGAGATCTGTGTTAACGAACTGGAAAGGCCTCCCTTAAGTCCAACCAAATACTAAAATCACACAACGCataaaggaagggcaaatgtaCAGTTGGCATGGAAAGAACTCTAATTAATTTTGTGGTCTCGGATCTTCGCCAGTTAACTTCCACAATCactagaaaaaaatataaaccaCGATTTGAGATCAAGAACTCATTTCCATTTCAAAGACAATTATGGAAAGCACCCACGGGAAAGCAATGCACATCACAGCATCACAAGAAAGATCGATGCGATGAAGTGGATCGGATTCTCACCTTCGAGCGGGAAATCACGGAAGGTGCTGATAGTGAGGCCCTTAACGAACTCGCGGAGCTCATCGGTGATGCCGTACTTCTCGAGGTCCGGCGGTGGAGCGGAGGCGGGCGAAAGGGTGGGGATCTGAGGGGTGATGCCGTCAGCGAGGGTCTTGATCTGATCGGGAAGCTTGAGGGCCTCGGCCTTGATCAGATCGGCGCGCTTGGTGGCCTCCACTGCAAATTCCTTCGATCGCTTAGCCGTCTCCGAGGCGATGCCCTGAGATAGCTTCGCCGCCTCCTTAGTCAGCTCCTGTGACCTCTTTGCGGCCTCCTCTGCCAGGCTCCTCGCCTTCTGCAACCAGGAATCCATGGTAGAAACCACcccgcgagagagagaggagggatgGTGAGACACCCCGCGCGAGAGAGAGGAGGGATGGAGAGAGGGGCTTCCCTCGATTTCCGATATTTGGAGAAATTTGAAGAGTCGAACGCCAAAGATGGAAAATTGTAATGAGGGAAAAGCTAATCACCGTTTCCCTCTCCCGGTAAAATCCCAAATTTGTTTTCGCAAAAACGTCCTTACGTTATCATCATATGTCCGAATAGAACCCGTGCCGTTCCCTGCACATTTTATAAATTGACAAAAACTGTCACT
Proteins encoded in this region:
- the LOC116249650 gene encoding uncharacterized protein LOC116249650 isoform X1 — translated: MDSWLQKARSLAEEAAKRSQELTKEAAKLSQGIASETAKRSKEFAVEATKRADLIKAEALKLPDQIKTLADGITPQIPTLSPASAPPPDLEKYGITDELREFVKGLTISTFRDFPLEDEPQASDVPTVSNVRQDLTEWQARHATLVLSTVKEISHFRYELCPRHMKERCFWRIYFTLVQSHVAPYEKAFMDEVQFRSTEQDKDVTPRANQPVTTPSNPEISESSSQRKVPTENDLDAFLLGDLGSSDEEADGDGGGFDDDDDLDSIVNASSSKRS
- the LOC116249650 gene encoding uncharacterized protein LOC116249650 isoform X2, giving the protein MDSWLQKARSLAEEAAKRSQELTKEAAKLSQGIASETAKRSKEFAVEATKRADLIKAEALKLPDQIKTLADGITPQIPTLSPASAPPPDLEKYGITDELREFVKGLTISTFRDFPLEDEPQASDVPTVSNVRQDLTEWQARHATLVLSTVKEISHFRYELCPRHMKERCFWRIYFTLVQSHVAP